One genomic window of Piliocolobus tephrosceles isolate RC106 chromosome 19, ASM277652v3, whole genome shotgun sequence includes the following:
- the AIRE gene encoding autoimmune regulator, giving the protein MAADAALRRLLRLHRTEIAVAVDSAFPLLHALADHDVVPEDKFQETLRLKEKEGCPQAFHALLSWLLTQDSTVILDFWRVLFKDYNLERYGRLQPILDSFPKDVDLSQSRKGRKPPTVPKALGPPPRLPTKRKASEEPRAAAPAALTPRGTSSPGSQLKAKPPKKPESSTEQQRLPLGNGIQTMSASVQRAVAMSSGDIPGTRGAVEGILIQQVFESGGSKKCIQVGGEFYTPGKFEDPGGGKNKARSGGGLKPVVRAKGAQGAAPGGGEARLGQQGRVPAPPALPSDPQLHQKNEDECAVCRDGGELICCDGCPRAFHLACLSPPLREIPSGTWRCSGCLQVQEMQPRTEEPRPQEPPVETPLPPGLRSAGEEVRGPPGEPLAGMDTALVYKHLPAPPSAAPLPGLDSSALHPLLCVGPERQQSPAPGARCGVCGDGTDVLRCAHCAAAFHWRCHFPAGTSRPGTGLRCRSCSGDMTPAPVEGVLAPSPAHLAPGPAKDDTASQEPTLHRDDLESLLSEHTFDGILQWAIQSMARPLAEAAPFPS; this is encoded by the exons ATGGCGGCGGACGCAGCCCTGCGCCGGCTTCTGAGGCTGCACCGCACGGAGATCGCGGTGGCCGTGGACAGCGCCTTCCCACTGCTGCACGCGCTGGCCGACCACGACGTGGTCCCCGAGGACAAGTTCCAG GAGACACTTCGTCTGAAGGAAAAGGAGGGCTGCCCCCAGGCCTTCCACGCCCTCCTGTCCTGGCTGCTGACTCAGGACTCCACAGTCATCCTGGACTTCTGGAGGGTTCTGTTCAAGGACTACAACCTGGAGCGCTATGGCCGGCTGCAGCCCATCCTGGACAGCTTCCCCAAAG ATGTGGACCTCAGCCAATCCCGGAAGGGGAGGAAGCCCCCGACCGTCCCCAAGGCTTTGGGACCACCACCCAGACTCCCCACCAAGAGGAAGGCCTCAGAAGAGCCTCGAGCTGCCGCGCCAGCAGCCCTGACTCCAAGGGGCACCTCCAGCCCAG GCTCTCAGCTGAAGGCCAAGCCCCCCAAGAAGCCGGAGAGCAGCACAGAGCAGCAGCGTCTTCCACTTGGGAACG GGATTCAGACCATGTCAGCTTCAGTCCAGAGAGCTGTGGCCATGTCCTCTGGGGACATCCCGGGAACCCGAGGGGCCGTGGAGGGGATCCTCATCCAGCAGGTGTTTGAATCAG GGGGCTCCAAGAAGTGCATCCAGGTCGGGGGGGAGTTCTACACTCCTGGCAAGTTCGAAGACCCCGGTGGTGGGAAGAACAAGGCCCGCAGCGGCGGTGGCCTGAAGCCTGTGGTTCGAGCTAAGGGAGCCCAGGGCGCTGCCCCC GGTGGAGGTGAGGCTAGGCTGGGCCAGCAGGGCAGGGTTCCCGCCCCTCCGGCCCTCCCCAGTGACCCCCAGCTCCACCAG AAGAACGAGGACGAGTGTGCTGTGTGCCGGGACGGCGGGGAGCTCATCTGCTGTGATGGCTGCCCTCGGGCCTTCCACCTGGCCTGCCTGTCCCCTCCACTCCGGGAGATCCCCAG TGGGACCTGGAGGTGCTCCGGCTGCCTGCAGGTCCAGGAGATGCAGCCCCGGACAGAGGAGCCCCGGCCCCAGGAGCCACCCGTGGAGACCCCG CTCCCTCCAGGGCTTAGGTCGGCGGGAGAGGAGGTGAGAGGTCCACCTGGGGAGCCCCTAGCTGGCATGGACACGGCTCTTGTCTACAAGCACCTGCCAGCCCCGCCTTCTGCAGCCCCCCTGCCAGGGCTGGACTCCTCGGCCCTGCACCCCCTACTGTGTGTGGGTCCTGAGCGGCAGCAG AGTCCAGCTCCTGGTGCGCGGTGCGGGGTGTGCGGAGATGGTACGGACGTGCTGAGGTGTGCTCACTGCGCTGCCGCCTTCCACTGGCGCTGCCACTTCCCGGCGGGCACCTCCCGGCCCGG GACGGGCCTGCGCTGCAGATCCTGCTCAGGAGACATGACCCCAGCCCCTGTGGAGGGGGTGCTGGCCCCCAGCCCCGCCCACCTGGCCCCCGGGCCTGCCAAG GATGACACTGCCAGTCAGGAGCCCACTCTGCACAGGGATGACCTGGAGTCCCTTCTGAGCGAG CACACCTTTGACGGCATCCTGCAGTGGGCCATCCAGAGCATGGCCCGCCCGCTGGCCGAGGCGGCCCCCTTCCCCTCCTGA